TCAAGATCGCTTGCCGTCAGGAGTTTATCCCCCCTTCCGTGCAGAACCCTCCGCTGGATGGCAGAGAGGATGTCGGAAAAGGAAAGTTCGGGAGCATCCGCCTCGAGATCCAGGATTTTCTGGAGTTCCCGCAGAAACGCCGCTCGATTGCCGGCTAGAAAATCGAGAAACTCCAGGGCGGAAGCCGAATTTGCCGCTTCCTGGCCGAAGGTGTCCACCAGATCGATCAGGCGGTTGGATAGGGCTCGGGAGCGCATGTCATCCGCGCCGATTTGGAGGGTGTGGAAAAAAAGGTCATAGATTTTGTCAAAAAGTTCCCGGTCTTTCGCCTCTTTGACAAAATTGGCCCGCAGAGCCGCGTGGAAAGGTTCTTCCGGGGAGAAGTCTATCAACTCCAGACACCGGACGGCGTTAATCACTTCCGATGTGGAGACTCTCAATCCACCGGCCCGGCACAGAGAGGCAAACTGCAGGATCGCTTGAAGCATGGCCCGCCTCCTTAGGCTGTGCAGAAACTTTCTTTTGGCGGCTTGGAGAAATGGTCCCGGACTTTCTGCGCGTCCGCTTCGCTTTTGCACAGGACATTCAGGGTTCCCCTGATCACCTCCGGCTTGATCTCAAACAGCTGCAGGGCAATGAGCGACCGCGTCCAGTCCACGGTTTCCGAAACGCAGGGCTTTTTCTTCAGATCCAGGTCCCGGATGGTTCGAACGGTTTCCACGATCTTTTCGGCGAAGACCGGATCGATGCCGGGGAATTTCACTTTGAGGATTCCCAGTTCCCGTTCTTTATCAGGAAAGTCGATGTGCAGATAGAGGCAGCGCCGCTTGAGGGTGTCGCTCAGCTCGCGGAAGGCGTTGGAGGTGAGGAACACGAAGGGAATGTGCCGGGCGCTTTTCGTCCCGATTTCGGGGATCGTCACCTGAAAGTCGCTGAGCAGCTCCAGGAGAAAGGCCTCGAACTCCGGGTCGGACTTGTCTATTTCATCGATCAGGAGCACGGCGGGCTCTTTCGAGGTGATGGCCTGAAGGAGAGGGCGGGGATGAACGAACCGCTCGGAAAAAAAAGCATCTTCCTGGAGGGCGATCCGGTCCATTGCCTCCGGAAGGGTCCGGGTGTCGGCGATGATGTCCTGGATCTTCTCCTTCAGCATCTGGGTGTAGAGAAGCTGTTTGGAATACTCCCAGTCATAGAGGGCCTTACTTTCGTCGAGCCCTTCATAACACTGGAGACGGATCAGCTCCCGCCCCAGCGCCTTCGCCACGGCCTTGGCCAGTTCCGTTTTTCCCACTCCCGCCGGTCCTTCCACGAGGATCGGTTTCTGGGTCGAACCTGCCAGAAAAACCACCGTGGCGATTTCCTGTGAGGAAATGTACCCCACCTTCCGAAGCTTTTTGTCGGTATCCGCCACATTTTCAAAAATCATGTCCCGCCTCCGCTTCATAAATGGAGAAAAATAGGTTTGATAACGATTGTTATTTATTTTCACACAAAAACAACTTCATTTCCATGATTTCGTTTATCTTCAAAGATCAAGTTCAGTAATAGTGGCGCTCTGGGAAGCAATGGTTCACGAGATCCATTTTCTATTAATGTTCCAGCGGCAGATATAAAAAAGGATGATGCAATAAAATGTGATGAGAAGGAAATCCAGCTTAAGAGGCATTACATTCGTGCCCGTCGTCGTTGCTCGAAGAATGTCTACGCCATATGTCAGAGGCAGAAGGTAGGATAGAGGCTGCAGAACCGGCGGAAGGAATTCTATCGGGAAGAACAGGCCGCAGAGGAAGATCATGGGAAAGCGAAAGAAGTTGGAAAACGTCTGGGCTTCGAACACTTCGCTGGAAGATACGGCGATGACGAGGCCCAGGAGTGTTGAAACGACCGCGATCAAAATGACGGCAGGCAACAAGGTTGCCCATGATATTTCAGAGAGGTCCGCCAGGAGCAATGAAAGAGCAATGGGTATCATGGCGTTGACCGTACCGAAAAGAATCGCTCCGGCTGTCTTGGCCATCATGAGAAGGTTCAATGAAATGGGTGCGAGAAGGAGTCTTTCGAACGACCGGCTCTTTTTTTCAAAAGTAATGGTTACGGCGAGCATCGAGGTTGTTCCAAACAGGATGGAAATCGCGATGACACCCGGAAGCAGTTCCGGAATGCTTTCCAGGCCGCTTCCCGACTTGATGAAAAACATCCCTGTCCAGGCTATGGGAAAGATCAGTCCCCAACTGATATTTGGCGGTTTGAGATAGTAGGCCCGCATGTCCTTCAGCAGGATATTCCAGAAAGCGATCCATTTTTTCATACCGTCGCTCCTTTTTTCTCTGCCTCTTTTTTCAAGGCGTCGGCTTCAATGCCTGTCACCCTTACAAATACGTCTTCAAGCGACGGGCCGTAAAGTCGGGCTTCCTTGACGACGACGTTCCGCGTGTCGATATACCGCACGAGGGAGGCAAGACGGATTGGCTCTGGAGACTCGACGCGGATCTGCTCCGGCGAAATCGACTCGAAAGCATAACTCGGGAAAGCGGCCGCCAGTCCCCGGATGAGGTCGGATTCAGCATTGGAAACGGAAACCAGCATAACCTGCCTGCCGAGGATAGGCTGGAGAAGGTTCTTGACCGAATCTGTTCTAACGATCCTGCCTTTGACGATGAAAGCGATCCGTTCACATAGCCTTTCAGCTTCTTCGATGTAGTGCGTTGTCAGAAAGATCGTCGTTCCGGTGCGGTTAAGATCGGCAATAAGCTGTCTGATCTGGCGGGCGCTGGCGACATCGATGCCCGTGGTGGGTTCATCGAGGAAGAGAATCTGTGGACGATGAATAATGCCCGCCGCAATGGTAAGCTTCCGTTTCATCCCCCGTGAATAACCCCCAAATTTCCGATCCGCCTCCTTTTTGAGCCCAAATATTTCCAGCAGTTCAGCTGCCCGCTCCCGTCTTTCCTTTTTGCGCAAGCCATACAATGAGGCGCAGAAACAGAGATTTTCAAAACCGGAAAGTTCTGGATAAAGATTGCTCTCATCGGGCACGATGCCGATCAGATGCTGGATTCCTTTGGGATTTTTTGTACACTCCTGTCCGGCGATTCGAATTTTACCCGAATCCGGCCTGGATAGGCCGGTGAGCATGTTGATGGTTGTCGTTTTGCCTGCGCCATTCGGGCCGAGAAAGCCGAAAAGCTCTCCCCGCAACAGGGCAAAGGAGATCTCATCGACGGCCGTCACATCGCCGAACGTCTTTGTCAACTTAACCGTCTCGATGATGGTATCCCGGCTTTTGCCTGCGGGTATGAATTCCTGAGTTTCCATGTTCTTCCTTCGGTGTGAACCTTCTTTTAAGCGCTGCATTCAGCCAACCGGTTCGAGTTACATGACGATGCAAATGAAGCAGCCCATAAAGCATTTTATAAACCGGGTGTATAAAGTCAAAAGTAATACCCCACCCGGAGTTCAAACCGGTAGTCGTTCGGTTTTTCTCCATACTCCGTGTTTCGGGAACCGCGGATGAAGCCCGCACGGAAACGGAGTTCCAGGTTGGTAATGCCCGTGTAGAGCAGTTCCGGGGTGATGCTGTGGCTCCAATCGTTAAGATTGACCATGACCATCAGGGCGGGCGTGAAGTAGAGAATGTCCCAGGGCTCTTTCTGGCTCAGCCTCAGGTACAGGTAATCTTTCATGGGGCCCGCACGGCTATAGCCGCCCTCGCCAAGCTTCTGGGCGGCGGAAAGTTTCCCGTCGTTTCCCGTTGTTTGATAGAGTTGATAGCCGCTGCGGATAAAGCGGAAATAGTTTTCCATGTCCTCGGTGCTGAATCCCGTGCCGTTGTGGTAATATTCCAGGATGGTCGTCAGGTCGAAGGTCGTCAGATGACGAATGCCGATCAGACCGCTGAGGGCATTCTCTGTTGTTGACTGGACCACGCCATCGGCATTAAGTGCCCGTTTCTGATAGCCCTCGATATAGGCCAGCTCCCCGTGCACCTCGAAATTCGGTGTCAGGTTCCGGGAAAAATCCATGCCGTAACGGGCGGTGCGGCTGCCGTCCGCCGCATAGATGAAATCCAGATCCGTGTCGTATAACAGGAGATAAATCTTCGCGGCGACATTCAGCCGGTTGTTGATGCCGAAGTCGTCGTTGATGTGATCGTAAACAGGAAACAGAACCGGGGTGATCGCCAGCGTTTTTAGCGGGCCGTCGAAACTGCGGACGTAATCCGCCGTGACCATGATGTTCCCTTCGAGAGACAAATCCGGTTCATTGGGATCCTTCACACGATCAAAGAAATTGACTGGGTTCCAGGCATATCCTTTCCCCCATTTCAGGTTCTTTTTTCCCACTTCCACCTTCCAGGCCGACGACGGCTTCAGGGTCCCGTAGGCCTCGAAGAAAGCTGACCGCTCGTTGCCGCCGGCAAAGGATGAGTAGCTCAGGTCCGTATTCGTTTTGACATACACCCGGCCTATCCCCTTTTCATAGCTGCCCTCCAACTGAAGACGGCCGTTCCATTCCATCAAGTTCGATCGCTGGTCCTTATAATATTGAAGCTGGTAGAGGGCGGCATCCTTGTCCAGGACGTACAGGACCGGACGGAATTCCACATAGCCGCCGAAGTGATAGGGCTTCTTTTCGGTTTCCGCCACATCGAAAGTGTATGGTTCCTCAGCCCGGACAGGCATTACGCAAAACAGCAGAATGTCCATCATAAGGACTACGCCCCGGATCAGGGCCTGCATGGCGAATACCTTCCTGAATCGGATCGACCGCATACGGCTCCGCCCTTACCCTTACCGCAACGATTCGATGTTCGGCATGTATGTCAGGGTGAAGACCTCGTCCTTGAAAGACCGCTTCTTTATTTTGGCGAAGATCATGATGGACTTGTAACCCTTGTACAGCGGGCTGTCCGTCTCGATGACAGCAGGCCGGACGATTCCGCCGCCAAAATCCTTGTGATCCTTGAAATAGATCGTCTTGATGAGCAGGTTCGCCTCGGTGAGGCATTCGATCTTGGTCGGCAGCTTTTTGCCTTTGTCCACCCACATCCTGAGCTGGTCGTAGGCGACGGTCCTAGTCTTGGCCTTGAGGTAAAGAAGATACTCATTTCCTGCATCCTCCACGCGGGCAACATTGTATTCCACGGCGTAATCCAGACTCAGGATATCGGAGTTATTGAAGACGCCGCCGACAACGGACTGGAGG
This genomic window from Syntrophus gentianae contains:
- a CDS encoding AAA family ATPase, producing MIFENVADTDKKLRKVGYISSQEIATVVFLAGSTQKPILVEGPAGVGKTELAKAVAKALGRELIRLQCYEGLDESKALYDWEYSKQLLYTQMLKEKIQDIIADTRTLPEAMDRIALQEDAFFSERFVHPRPLLQAITSKEPAVLLIDEIDKSDPEFEAFLLELLSDFQVTIPEIGTKSARHIPFVFLTSNAFRELSDTLKRRCLYLHIDFPDKERELGILKVKFPGIDPVFAEKIVETVRTIRDLDLKKKPCVSETVDWTRSLIALQLFEIKPEVIRGTLNVLCKSEADAQKVRDHFSKPPKESFCTA
- a CDS encoding ABC transporter permease gives rise to the protein MKKWIAFWNILLKDMRAYYLKPPNISWGLIFPIAWTGMFFIKSGSGLESIPELLPGVIAISILFGTTSMLAVTITFEKKSRSFERLLLAPISLNLLMMAKTAGAILFGTVNAMIPIALSLLLADLSEISWATLLPAVILIAVVSTLLGLVIAVSSSEVFEAQTFSNFFRFPMIFLCGLFFPIEFLPPVLQPLSYLLPLTYGVDILRATTTGTNVMPLKLDFLLITFYCIILFYICRWNINRKWIS
- a CDS encoding ABC transporter ATP-binding protein gives rise to the protein METQEFIPAGKSRDTIIETVKLTKTFGDVTAVDEISFALLRGELFGFLGPNGAGKTTTINMLTGLSRPDSGKIRIAGQECTKNPKGIQHLIGIVPDESNLYPELSGFENLCFCASLYGLRKKERRERAAELLEIFGLKKEADRKFGGYSRGMKRKLTIAAGIIHRPQILFLDEPTTGIDVASARQIRQLIADLNRTGTTIFLTTHYIEEAERLCERIAFIVKGRIVRTDSVKNLLQPILGRQVMLVSVSNAESDLIRGLAAAFPSYAFESISPEQIRVESPEPIRLASLVRYIDTRNVVVKEARLYGPSLEDVFVRVTGIEADALKKEAEKKGATV
- a CDS encoding outer membrane lipoprotein-sorting protein, giving the protein MKMKCAISFLFFLLLSSPVFALDGTALLKQVDRNLNPESYEMYRKLINVEPDGRKKEFTLFSVKKGSDKIAAVFLAPASEKGRSTLRLGDNMWLYIPNVGKPIRITSLQSVVGGVFNNSDILSLDYAVEYNVARVEDAGNEYLLYLKAKTRTVAYDQLRMWVDKGKKLPTKIECLTEANLLIKTIYFKDHKDFGGGIVRPAVIETDSPLYKGYKSIMIFAKIKKRSFKDEVFTLTYMPNIESLR